The following are encoded in a window of bacterium SCSIO 12643 genomic DNA:
- a CDS encoding carboxypeptidase regulatory-like domain-containing protein — MKTLHPHKYVFLLLLAFVTVSISSCKKESELHSYSGYVVNPDNKPVANASIQIFKTPEDWLTGLNAVANMRSDLAGYFESDKIFESGDYYVFVEKLDSSNWEIRQVEKGIYPKVNIPVSSGGSHTIDFNNMALMASTKWVLTNVHREYTKPPHTAIEWQSIWASINNCRRDNAIYFNKDLSMRISEGDIVCSKQERNILANFVPPLIFNSNSCINLPNTSQDVKEFEYYNWPEMKAKGGKMFLACNQSVGQLYVYYRGDDGKMMLDVYSRRD, encoded by the coding sequence ATGAAAACACTCCACCCCCACAAATACGTTTTTCTGTTACTACTTGCTTTCGTAACAGTCTCTATTAGTTCTTGTAAAAAAGAATCTGAACTTCACAGCTATTCCGGTTATGTAGTTAATCCTGACAATAAACCTGTAGCTAATGCTTCCATTCAAATATTTAAAACACCTGAAGACTGGTTAACAGGACTAAATGCAGTCGCAAATATGAGGTCTGATCTCGCTGGATATTTTGAAAGTGACAAAATTTTCGAGTCTGGAGATTATTATGTTTTTGTCGAAAAATTAGACTCAAGTAACTGGGAAATTAGACAAGTTGAGAAAGGAATATATCCCAAAGTAAACATTCCTGTTTCTAGTGGAGGGTCTCATACTATTGACTTTAATAATATGGCTCTTATGGCAAGTACCAAATGGGTACTAACTAACGTCCATAGAGAATATACAAAGCCTCCTCATACTGCAATTGAATGGCAATCTATTTGGGCAAGTATTAATAACTGTAGAAGAGATAATGCTATTTATTTTAATAAAGACTTAAGTATGCGTATTTCTGAAGGTGATATCGTTTGTTCAAAACAAGAACGAAATATTCTTGCAAACTTTGTTCCCCCTTTAATTTTTAATTCTAATAGCTGCATTAATCTTCCTAACACATCTCAAGATGTAAAAGAGTTTGAATACTATAATTGGCCAGAAATGAAAGCTAAGGGAGGAAAAATGTTTTTGGCTTGTAATCAAAGTGTTGGACAATTATACGTATACTATCGCGGTGACGATGGTAAGATGATGCTAGATGTTTATTCTAGACGCGATTAA
- the lon gene encoding endopeptidase La produces the protein MNLDILGLGGVIDQETEFIPLFSKDDEQRMNNEEVPSVLPLLPLRNNVLFPGVVIPITVGRDMSIKLIEDVMNNTKTIGVVAQKDPSTENPKTEDLNKIGTVARIIKMLKMPDGSKTVIIQGQRKFQIEEVIQSKPYFVAKVSAVVEDNQTQDQRFDALIESVSDLANKIIHESPNIPSEASVAIKNIESPSFLVNFIASNLDRPVEVKQELLSISALTKRAEKLLELLTEELQILELKNDIQSKVKVDIDKQQREYFLNQQMRQIQEELGGNPVDQELQEFKKRAKTKKFPKKVRETFEKELAKLERLNPSGVEYSVQANYIDTILELPWGVFTDDNFDLKRASKVLNKDHFGLEKVKERILEHLAVLKIKKDMKAPILCLAGPPGVGKTSLGKSIAEALGRKYVRMSLGGLRDEAEIRGHRKTYIGAMPGRVIQSLKKAGSSNPVFILDEIDKVGHGTQGDPSSALLEVLDPEQNDSFYDNFVEMEYDLSKVMFVATANNLAAIQPALRDRLEIIEVNGYTVEEKTQIAKKHLIPKQLKEHGIKKEQFQAPNKTIVKLVEEYTRESGVRNLEKRITKLIRQTAKHIAMEEEYETEVLPDKLKDIIGPGHARNKYEGNDIAGVVTGLAWTSVGGDILFIETSLTPGKGQITLTGQLGSVMKESATVAMQYLKAHAEDLGLKAEVFDKWNVHLHVPAGAVPKDGPSAGITIFTALASLFTQRKVRNKMAMTGEITLRGKVLPVGGIKEKILAAKRANINTIILCEDNRQDIEDIDERYLKGLTFHFVEEMHQVMDYALLKAKVKNPIQIMK, from the coding sequence ATGAATTTAGATATATTAGGATTGGGTGGTGTGATTGATCAGGAAACCGAATTCATTCCATTGTTTTCAAAAGATGATGAGCAAAGAATGAATAATGAAGAGGTACCTTCAGTTCTTCCCTTATTACCACTTAGAAATAATGTTTTATTCCCGGGAGTTGTAATTCCGATTACGGTAGGGAGGGACATGTCGATTAAACTAATCGAAGATGTGATGAACAATACCAAAACAATAGGTGTTGTGGCGCAAAAGGATCCAAGTACGGAGAATCCGAAAACGGAGGATTTAAATAAGATAGGAACGGTAGCGCGCATTATTAAAATGCTCAAAATGCCTGATGGTAGTAAAACAGTTATCATTCAAGGTCAGAGAAAGTTTCAAATTGAAGAGGTAATTCAATCGAAACCTTATTTTGTGGCCAAGGTATCTGCAGTTGTGGAAGATAATCAAACGCAAGATCAAAGATTTGATGCTTTGATTGAATCTGTGTCTGATTTGGCCAATAAAATTATTCATGAATCGCCAAATATTCCTTCTGAAGCTTCTGTAGCTATTAAGAATATTGAAAGCCCGTCTTTTTTAGTCAATTTTATTGCAAGTAATTTAGATCGTCCGGTTGAGGTGAAACAGGAATTATTATCCATTTCGGCACTAACTAAAAGAGCGGAGAAATTACTTGAATTATTGACTGAAGAGCTTCAGATATTAGAATTAAAAAATGATATCCAGAGTAAGGTTAAGGTTGATATAGATAAACAGCAAAGAGAGTATTTCCTGAATCAACAAATGAGACAGATTCAGGAGGAGCTTGGGGGTAATCCGGTTGACCAGGAATTACAGGAATTTAAGAAAAGAGCGAAAACCAAGAAATTTCCGAAGAAGGTTAGAGAAACTTTTGAGAAGGAGCTGGCAAAACTGGAAAGATTGAATCCTTCTGGGGTGGAGTATTCTGTTCAGGCAAATTATATTGATACAATATTAGAATTACCATGGGGTGTTTTCACAGATGATAACTTTGATCTAAAACGAGCAAGTAAGGTGCTGAATAAAGACCATTTTGGTTTGGAGAAAGTGAAAGAACGTATTCTGGAACATTTAGCTGTACTAAAGATTAAAAAGGATATGAAAGCTCCGATCTTGTGTCTGGCAGGCCCTCCGGGAGTTGGGAAAACTTCTTTGGGTAAAAGTATTGCAGAAGCATTGGGTAGAAAGTATGTAAGAATGTCTTTAGGAGGATTGAGAGATGAAGCGGAGATTAGAGGACACAGAAAGACTTACATTGGAGCGATGCCAGGAAGGGTGATTCAAAGTTTGAAAAAGGCAGGTTCATCAAATCCGGTATTTATATTAGATGAGATTGATAAAGTAGGACATGGAACTCAGGGAGATCCGTCTTCAGCTTTACTTGAGGTATTAGACCCTGAACAAAATGATTCTTTCTACGATAATTTCGTAGAGATGGAATATGACTTATCAAAAGTGATGTTTGTAGCAACGGCTAATAATTTGGCTGCGATTCAACCTGCTTTAAGAGATCGTTTAGAGATTATTGAAGTGAATGGGTATACCGTTGAGGAAAAGACGCAAATTGCGAAAAAGCATTTGATTCCGAAACAGCTAAAAGAACATGGAATCAAAAAGGAGCAATTTCAGGCACCAAATAAAACGATCGTCAAATTGGTGGAGGAATATACCAGAGAGTCTGGAGTAAGAAATCTGGAAAAGAGAATTACCAAGTTGATTAGACAGACGGCAAAGCATATTGCAATGGAGGAGGAGTATGAAACAGAAGTGCTTCCTGATAAATTAAAGGATATTATTGGACCAGGTCATGCAAGAAATAAATATGAAGGTAATGACATTGCAGGAGTAGTAACCGGTTTGGCCTGGACATCAGTTGGTGGCGATATCTTATTTATCGAAACTTCTTTGACTCCCGGAAAAGGACAAATTACTTTGACCGGACAGTTAGGAAGTGTAATGAAAGAGTCGGCCACAGTGGCCATGCAGTATTTGAAAGCCCATGCTGAAGATTTAGGATTAAAAGCAGAGGTTTTTGATAAATGGAATGTTCATTTGCATGTTCCGGCCGGAGCCGTTCCGAAAGACGGACCATCTGCTGGAATCACTATTTTTACAGCATTGGCATCATTGTTTACGCAACGTAAAGTCAGAAATAAAATGGCAATGACTGGAGAGATTACTCTTAGAGGTAAGGTATTACCTGTAGGAGGTATCAAGGAAAAAATTCTTGCTGCGAAACGCGCAAATATCAATACCATCATTTTATGTGAAGATAACCGTCAGGATATTGAAGATATTGATGAAAGATATTTGAAAGGATTAACATTCCACTTTGTTGAGGAAATGCATCAGGTTATGGATTATGCCTTATTAAAAGCGAAGGTGAAAAATCCAATACAGATTATGAAATAA
- a CDS encoding gliding motility-associated C-terminal domain-containing protein — MEEKDNIKELFQDRFKDFEAQVDPGVWNNIQSEMTSSPDISSSATSGSISKTMMWVAAVSVATVSAISIAVFNTSEEDLVSNNSVQVEETVQLDIKEENASITSNKQIVIEESASVDDIAKNEEAVSEVKEEVVTDKVSGNETGEVVVASKNNDQLTVTSTVNVAEVVKDNRKQEKTVQQINENVSTNIVSKAPSSINIESQSRVVASPMGGNAPLEVSFNSISSVENIKWIFDDGEESMDLTPTHVYEKPGVYFVTMMAELENGEVVMDKAVIEVKEANTKNDKVVEESSIFVPNIFTPNGDSENDKLDVKVKNVNTFTISIYCVNGRLVYTSDNPEDQWDGTDMRGEDVEDGVYYYLINAIGENNNVYAPKGYVTVKRSY, encoded by the coding sequence GTGGAAGAAAAAGATAACATAAAGGAGTTATTTCAAGATCGGTTTAAAGATTTTGAAGCGCAAGTAGATCCTGGTGTTTGGAATAATATCCAATCGGAGATGACGAGTTCTCCGGATATTTCGTCTAGTGCAACATCTGGTTCTATTAGTAAAACAATGATGTGGGTGGCTGCTGTTTCTGTTGCAACGGTTTCAGCTATATCAATTGCTGTGTTTAATACTTCAGAAGAAGATTTAGTCTCAAATAATTCAGTTCAGGTTGAAGAAACCGTACAATTAGATATTAAAGAGGAAAACGCATCTATAACGTCAAATAAACAGATTGTAATTGAAGAATCTGCAAGCGTGGATGATATAGCAAAAAATGAAGAAGCGGTGTCTGAGGTAAAGGAAGAAGTGGTTACTGATAAAGTTTCAGGTAATGAAACAGGTGAGGTAGTTGTTGCTTCTAAAAATAATGATCAATTGACGGTAACATCAACAGTGAATGTAGCTGAAGTAGTTAAGGATAATAGAAAACAGGAAAAAACAGTTCAACAAATAAATGAAAATGTATCCACGAATATAGTTTCCAAAGCTCCAAGTTCGATTAATATTGAAAGTCAATCCAGAGTTGTAGCGTCTCCAATGGGAGGGAATGCACCGTTGGAAGTGAGTTTTAACTCTATATCTTCAGTAGAAAATATTAAATGGATTTTTGACGATGGGGAAGAGAGTATGGATTTAACTCCAACTCATGTATACGAGAAACCTGGTGTTTATTTTGTGACAATGATGGCAGAGTTGGAAAATGGAGAAGTGGTTATGGATAAAGCGGTAATTGAGGTAAAAGAGGCGAATACCAAAAATGACAAAGTGGTTGAAGAGTCTAGCATTTTTGTACCGAATATTTTTACACCTAACGGAGATTCTGAAAATGATAAATTAGATGTTAAAGTAAAAAATGTAAATACGTTTACTATTTCGATTTATTGTGTGAATGGAAGATTGGTATATACTAGTGATAATCCTGAAGATCAATGGGATGGAACAGATATGCGCGGAGAAGACGTAGAGGATGGAGTTTATTACTATCTGATTAACGCGATTGGAGAAAACAATAATGTATACGCTCCGAAGGGCTACGTTACCGTTAAAAGGTCTTATTAG
- a CDS encoding GlmU family protein: protein MNVILFDGDSHQRLLPLTYTRPVGNLRIGILTINEKWEKALNSTVSYATEEYLSQKFTLNIGSNNILINGGLCPTKNVIQEILNLKEGEALCSGEDVLAIRLNEEQTQSFLSNYSLDGYVVKEYTEEPLLVKYPWDLFAKNGEALELDFKVLTDGRTSASLSDSNTIIGDQVFVEEGASVEGAILNSKTGPIYIGKNAQVMIGSLIQGGLALCEHATLKMGAKVYGPTTIGPYSKAGGEISNSIIYGYSNKGHDGFIGNTVIGEWCNLGADTNTSNLKNNYSKVKLWNYESGRFKDTGLQFCGLVMGDHSKCGINTMFNTGTVVGVSCNIYGAGFPRNFVPSFAWGGAGGMMEFRYPKAADVAEAMMARRSLEFDEKEQHIMKSVYENTANFRQNLK from the coding sequence ATGAACGTTATACTTTTTGATGGTGATTCTCACCAAAGACTACTTCCTTTAACCTATACGAGACCAGTTGGAAATTTAAGAATAGGTATATTAACGATTAATGAAAAGTGGGAAAAAGCATTAAATAGTACAGTATCATATGCTACTGAAGAGTATTTGTCGCAAAAATTTACTTTAAATATTGGTTCTAATAATATTCTAATTAATGGAGGGTTATGTCCAACTAAGAATGTGATTCAGGAGATTCTGAATCTTAAAGAAGGTGAAGCATTATGTTCAGGTGAAGACGTCCTTGCCATTCGTTTAAATGAAGAACAGACCCAAAGTTTTTTGAGTAATTATTCTTTGGATGGCTATGTCGTGAAAGAATATACAGAAGAGCCTCTTTTGGTGAAATATCCATGGGATTTGTTTGCTAAAAATGGTGAGGCTTTAGAATTAGATTTCAAAGTATTGACTGATGGAAGGACATCTGCTTCTTTGAGTGATTCAAATACGATCATCGGAGATCAGGTTTTCGTTGAAGAAGGGGCTTCAGTCGAGGGCGCTATTTTGAATTCTAAAACCGGACCTATATACATAGGTAAGAATGCGCAGGTTATGATCGGCTCATTGATTCAAGGAGGATTGGCTTTATGTGAACATGCGACTTTAAAAATGGGTGCTAAGGTTTACGGCCCAACTACTATTGGTCCTTATAGCAAAGCTGGTGGTGAAATATCAAATTCGATCATTTACGGATATTCAAATAAAGGCCATGATGGGTTTATTGGAAATACTGTTATTGGAGAATGGTGTAATCTTGGAGCTGATACAAATACATCCAATCTGAAAAATAATTATAGTAAAGTGAAGTTATGGAACTATGAAAGTGGTAGATTTAAAGATACCGGATTACAGTTCTGTGGGCTAGTAATGGGTGATCATTCCAAATGTGGTATTAATACAATGTTTAACACTGGGACTGTTGTTGGGGTGAGCTGTAATATTTATGGAGCAGGGTTCCCAAGAAATTTTGTACCTTCATTTGCATGGGGTGGTGCAGGAGGCATGATGGAGTTTAGATATCCTAAAGCGGCTGATGTGGCAGAAGCAATGATGGCCAGGAGAAGTCTAGAATTTGATGAAAAGGAACAACACATTATGAAGAGTGTATATGAGAACACTGCCAATTTTAGACAAAATTTGAAGTAA
- a CDS encoding aminotransferase class I/II-fold pyridoxal phosphate-dependent enzyme, whose translation MNDKLIDLRSDTVTKPTSKMLEIMYKAPLGDDVFGEDPSINHFENKMAQLFGMESALFVPSGTMSNQIAIKVHTKPGEDIICDYFSHIYQYEGGGIGMNAGCSVSLIHSSSGQFSSEEVKSRIYPDDIHKPVSKLVSIENTCNKGGGTTWSLEELKKIKQVCDENGLKYHLDGARLFNALVANAQSPKEFGQLFDTISICMSKGLGAPVGSVLLGNSSDIHLAKRYRKALGGGMRQAGSLAAAAEYALDHHVERLAEDHQHAKTVEETLLQLSWVKRIIPVETNIVIFEPETPYTDVQVINKLKEKGILASSMGNNKVRFVTHLEIYPKHIETLIRELKTLF comes from the coding sequence ATGAATGATAAATTGATCGATTTAAGAAGTGACACAGTGACAAAACCGACATCAAAAATGTTGGAAATTATGTACAAAGCACCTTTAGGTGACGATGTCTTTGGAGAAGATCCTTCTATCAATCATTTCGAAAATAAAATGGCTCAATTGTTTGGAATGGAATCTGCTTTATTTGTTCCTTCCGGAACTATGTCCAATCAAATTGCTATAAAAGTGCATACCAAACCCGGAGAAGATATTATATGTGATTATTTCTCCCATATTTATCAATATGAAGGTGGAGGAATCGGAATGAATGCGGGATGCTCTGTAAGTTTAATTCATTCTTCTTCGGGTCAATTTTCATCTGAAGAGGTTAAATCCAGAATTTATCCAGATGATATTCATAAACCTGTTTCTAAACTGGTCTCAATTGAAAACACCTGTAATAAAGGTGGTGGAACCACATGGAGTTTAGAAGAATTAAAGAAAATCAAGCAGGTTTGCGATGAAAATGGACTTAAATATCATCTGGATGGCGCCCGACTTTTTAATGCGCTTGTGGCAAACGCTCAATCTCCAAAAGAATTCGGCCAATTATTTGATACCATATCTATTTGTATGTCCAAAGGTTTAGGTGCTCCTGTTGGCTCTGTGTTATTGGGAAATAGTTCAGATATCCATTTAGCAAAAAGATATCGTAAAGCTCTTGGTGGAGGAATGCGTCAGGCAGGATCATTAGCCGCTGCCGCAGAATATGCTTTGGATCATCATGTGGAACGTCTGGCAGAAGATCATCAGCATGCTAAAACCGTTGAAGAAACGCTACTACAACTTTCCTGGGTAAAGCGTATTATTCCTGTCGAAACAAATATTGTCATTTTTGAACCTGAAACTCCTTATACCGATGTTCAAGTCATTAATAAACTAAAAGAAAAAGGTATTCTAGCCTCTTCTATGGGAAACAATAAAGTACGTTTTGTGACTCATCTAGAAATCTATCCTAAACACATAGAAACACTAATTCGAGAACTAAAAACCTTATTTTAG
- a CDS encoding RNA polymerase sigma factor, with protein sequence MTEGELIEACINKDKRAQKRLFDQFSPKLMGVCLRYAQDRDEAQDMLQDGFIKIFQKIETYSGKGSFGGWLHRAMVNTCLDHIRKNSKFRYKVEIEKAELETDNAESALSVLRTKELLQLIQELPEGYRIVFNMFAIEGYGHKEIAKELSITENTSKSQYRKARLYLQKAISKLDRVEQ encoded by the coding sequence ATGACCGAGGGAGAACTGATAGAAGCGTGTATAAATAAGGATAAACGTGCTCAGAAAAGACTGTTCGATCAATTCTCTCCAAAACTAATGGGAGTCTGTTTGCGTTATGCGCAAGATAGAGATGAGGCTCAGGATATGCTTCAAGATGGTTTTATAAAGATCTTTCAAAAAATCGAAACTTATAGTGGCAAGGGATCATTTGGAGGGTGGCTGCATCGTGCAATGGTAAATACTTGTCTGGATCATATTCGAAAAAACAGTAAGTTTAGATATAAGGTAGAAATTGAAAAGGCAGAATTAGAAACGGACAATGCTGAATCTGCATTATCAGTATTGAGAACCAAGGAGTTGTTACAGCTTATTCAAGAACTACCGGAAGGATATAGAATTGTATTTAATATGTTTGCAATTGAAGGTTATGGTCATAAAGAAATTGCTAAAGAGCTGAGTATTACAGAGAATACCTCAAAATCTCAGTATAGAAAGGCAAGACTGTACCTTCAAAAAGCAATATCCAAATTGGATAGAGTAGAACAATAA
- the typA gene encoding translational GTPase TypA: MQSIRNIAIIAHVDHGKTTLMDKIIHECEAMDTRKETGELILDNNDLERERGITIVSKNVSVNYEGVKINLIDTPGHADFGGEVERVLKMADGVLLLVDAFEGAMPQTRFVLGKALELGLKPIVVVNKVDKENCTPDVVHEQVFDLMFNLEATEEQLDFVTLYGSSKQGWMSLDHTKPTDNIRPLLDTILEVIPESPYREGTPQMQITSLDYSAFLGRIAIGRVFRGDLEIGKDYTLCKRNGEKKKVRIKELSVFVGLGKAKVEKVRSGDICAVVGVEGFEIGDTLADLNEPEEMPRIAIDEPTMSMLFTINNSPFFGKEGKFVTSRHLRDRLYKETEKNLALRVEDTDTEDKFNVFGRGVLHLSVLIETMRREGYELQVGKPQVIVKEIDGVKCEPYEIMVIDVPEEFASKAINLVTQRKGDLMIMEPKGDLQHLEFYIPSRGIIGLRNQMLTATAGQAIMTHRFKEFAPYKGEIVGRSKGAIISMETGACTSFALNKLQDRGVFFVEPAEVIYKGQVVGEHSRDNDLEINLIKGKQLTNMRKSGSDDAVKIAPKIKFSLEECMEYIKEDEYLEITPESLRMRKIN; the protein is encoded by the coding sequence ATGCAATCAATAAGAAACATCGCAATTATAGCCCACGTTGACCATGGTAAAACAACGTTGATGGATAAAATTATTCATGAATGTGAGGCAATGGATACACGTAAGGAAACAGGAGAACTGATTTTGGATAATAATGATCTTGAACGTGAGCGCGGGATTACGATTGTTTCAAAAAATGTATCGGTAAATTATGAAGGAGTTAAGATTAATTTGATCGATACTCCTGGTCACGCGGATTTCGGAGGTGAAGTAGAGCGTGTACTTAAAATGGCAGATGGTGTTTTATTACTTGTTGATGCGTTTGAGGGCGCAATGCCGCAAACAAGATTCGTTTTGGGTAAAGCTTTGGAGTTAGGTTTGAAACCAATCGTTGTTGTCAACAAAGTAGATAAAGAAAACTGTACTCCTGATGTGGTACATGAGCAGGTTTTTGATTTGATGTTTAACCTGGAGGCAACTGAAGAACAATTGGATTTTGTGACTTTATATGGTTCTTCGAAACAAGGTTGGATGAGTTTGGATCACACCAAACCAACTGATAACATTCGCCCGTTGTTAGATACTATTTTAGAAGTAATTCCAGAATCTCCTTACAGAGAAGGAACTCCACAAATGCAGATTACATCATTAGATTATTCTGCTTTCTTAGGTAGAATTGCTATTGGACGTGTATTTAGAGGGGATTTGGAGATAGGCAAAGATTATACTTTATGTAAGCGTAATGGAGAAAAGAAGAAAGTGAGAATTAAAGAACTTTCTGTATTCGTTGGCCTTGGTAAAGCAAAAGTGGAAAAAGTAAGATCCGGAGATATTTGTGCGGTTGTTGGAGTAGAAGGATTTGAGATTGGAGATACTTTGGCAGATTTAAATGAACCTGAAGAAATGCCGAGAATTGCGATTGATGAACCAACAATGAGTATGTTGTTTACCATTAATAATTCTCCATTTTTTGGTAAAGAAGGTAAGTTCGTAACATCTCGTCACTTACGTGATCGTCTATATAAAGAAACTGAAAAGAATCTGGCGTTAAGAGTTGAGGATACAGATACTGAGGACAAATTCAATGTTTTTGGTAGAGGGGTGCTCCATTTATCAGTATTGATCGAAACGATGAGAAGAGAGGGGTATGAATTGCAGGTAGGTAAGCCACAGGTAATTGTTAAAGAAATAGACGGAGTCAAATGTGAGCCATATGAGATTATGGTGATTGATGTACCGGAAGAATTCGCCAGTAAAGCCATTAACTTGGTAACTCAAAGAAAAGGTGATTTAATGATTATGGAGCCTAAGGGAGATTTACAACATTTAGAGTTTTACATCCCATCCAGAGGTATTATTGGATTAAGGAATCAAATGTTGACAGCTACTGCTGGTCAGGCGATTATGACGCATAGGTTTAAAGAGTTTGCGCCATATAAAGGTGAAATTGTGGGTAGAAGTAAAGGAGCCATCATTTCAATGGAAACTGGAGCATGTACTTCGTTTGCTTTGAATAAGCTACAAGATAGAGGTGTTTTCTTTGTAGAACCAGCTGAAGTTATTTATAAGGGACAAGTTGTTGGAGAGCATTCAAGAGATAATGATCTAGAGATTAACCTGATTAAAGGAAAGCAGTTAACCAATATGCGTAAATCAGGGTCTGATGATGCGGTTAAAATTGCACCAAAAATTAAGTTTTCTTTAGAAGAATGTATGGAGTATATCAAAGAAGATGAATACTTAGAGATTACACCTGAGAGTTTAAGAATGAGAAAAATTAACTAG